The Anaerolineae bacterium genome window below encodes:
- a CDS encoding GNAT family N-acetyltransferase translates to MSEEVRVRLAGPQDEDAIVALWHEHMLWHQQCDPRLALAPDAPAHWRETLRLWLENRDMRVLVAENPAGQIVGFAIGMIRENAPVMLPARFGYINDLAVAEAWRRRGIGRRLVQALFDWFTQQGVTTYRLTTAHRNPVAQAFWRSLGADDLLDVLWGEILLPGSLPNQ, encoded by the coding sequence ATGAGCGAAGAGGTGCGCGTGCGGCTCGCCGGCCCCCAGGACGAAGATGCTATCGTCGCCCTATGGCACGAACACATGCTTTGGCATCAGCAGTGCGACCCACGGCTGGCCCTGGCGCCGGACGCGCCGGCCCATTGGCGGGAAACCCTGCGGCTGTGGCTGGAGAACCGCGACATGCGCGTGCTGGTCGCCGAAAACCCCGCCGGCCAGATCGTCGGCTTCGCCATCGGCATGATTCGGGAGAACGCGCCGGTTATGCTGCCGGCCCGCTTCGGTTACATCAACGACCTGGCGGTCGCCGAGGCCTGGCGCCGGCGCGGCATCGGCCGCCGGCTGGTGCAGGCCTTGTTCGACTGGTTCACTCAGCAGGGGGTCACCACGTACCGTCTGACGACCGCACACCGCAACCCTGTCGCACAGGCCTTCTGGCGCTCCCTGGGCGCCGATGACCTGCTGGATGTGCTCTGGGGGGAAATACTATTGCCCGGCTCCTTACCAAACCAATAG